The uncultured Methanobrevibacter sp. DNA segment CGATTACTATATCAGGGATTTGCCGGACGACAAGTCCATTACCAACAATGTTAATGTCAGACTTTTGGATGAGCTGATGGAAGCTTACATTTACTGCAGAAAGCAGACTGAAGGATTTTCGACTGACGTTCAGAATGTATCAATAAATCCTCATCTGCTTCATTGGATGCATACCTGGAAAACATCCCCATTTACTAAAAGTGAAAACAAATTATTGCTCAGCAAAGTAAAAAGACTTAAAAAAATTCACAATGGTGATATTAAAACTAGAATGCTGATGTCTTCTATGACAACTGCATTAGAATCAAAAATATTTATTTCAAAGGAGTGAAACTATGGCCGATTATAAATACGTTATTGTAGGAGCAGGATTATCAGGCCTTACATTAGCTGAAAGAATTGCAAATGAATTGGATGAAGAAGTATTGATTATTGAAAAGCGTGACCACATCGGAGGTAACGTGTATGATTTCTATGATGACGGACTGCTGATTCAAAAATACGGACCGCATATTTATCATACAAATGAAAAGAAAGTCCATGATTACCTGTCACAATTTACAGAATGGAATGATTACGTACACAGAGTATTAAGTTACGTTGATGGAAAACTCGTACCGATGCCAATCTGTATTGATACTTTAAATAAACTTTATGATCTTGATTTGGATGAGGAATCCATGAAGGAATGGATTGATGAGCACAAGGAAGATATTGATGAAGTCAAATCCTCCGAAGATGTTGTTTTGAAAAACGCAGGACGTGACATTTACAATAAGCTATTTAAAAACTACACTGAAAAGCAGTGGGGAACATCAGCCGCTAATTTAAGTTCAAGCGTTATTTCAAGAATTCCCTTCAGATTCAATCATGACGACAGATACTTTGCAGACACATATCAGGGAATGCCTAAGGAAGGATTTACAAAAATGTGTGAAAACATGATTAAATCCGATAAAATCCATGTCGGACTTAAATCAGACTACAAAGACTACATCGACAGGATTGACTACGAAACCTTAATCTACACAGGCCCTATCGATTATTTCTATGACTACAAATATGGAGAACTGTTATACAGATGCCTGAACTTCGTATATGAAATTGTAGATGAAGATTCCTATCAGGACGTAGCCGTTGTCAATTATCCGAATGACTCTTACTTTACAAGAATTACCGAATTTAAAAAATTAACCTGGCAGGAAGTTGAAGGAAAAACCGCCATCATGAGAGAATATCCCGGATTCAATGGCGAAAAATGTTACCCTTATCCGACACAGGAATATCTGGACAAATTTAAATTGTACGAAGCGGAAATGGAAAAAGAAGAAAATGTCATCTTTGCTGGAAGACTGGCCAAATACAAATATTACAATATGGATCTGGTTGTTAAAGATGCATTGGAAATCTTTGAAACTCAAATTAAATAGGTGATAAAATGATTACCATTTGGCCACAATATTTAGATAAAGACTTGACTCTTAAGCAAGGTCGTAAAGTCTCAAAAGACTTAGCTGTAAAGGAACCTGCTTTAAACGACATTGAAAGAGCTTTAAAAAGACTTGGTTTAAAATACACCATAGATAAGGAAAGAGCATATCCCGGAAAATGGTATGAAAAATCCGGCAGAATCCTTGTCGAATGGGAAGGTACAAAACTTGAATTATTAAAAGAAGTTAGCTTAAAAATTAAAGAAATAAGAAACTGATTACCATGAAAATACCACAATTAATGCAGGAACAGTAC contains these protein-coding regions:
- the glf gene encoding UDP-galactopyranose mutase; translated protein: MADYKYVIVGAGLSGLTLAERIANELDEEVLIIEKRDHIGGNVYDFYDDGLLIQKYGPHIYHTNEKKVHDYLSQFTEWNDYVHRVLSYVDGKLVPMPICIDTLNKLYDLDLDEESMKEWIDEHKEDIDEVKSSEDVVLKNAGRDIYNKLFKNYTEKQWGTSAANLSSSVISRIPFRFNHDDRYFADTYQGMPKEGFTKMCENMIKSDKIHVGLKSDYKDYIDRIDYETLIYTGPIDYFYDYKYGELLYRCLNFVYEIVDEDSYQDVAVVNYPNDSYFTRITEFKKLTWQEVEGKTAIMREYPGFNGEKCYPYPTQEYLDKFKLYEAEMEKEENVIFAGRLAKYKYYNMDLVVKDALEIFETQIK
- a CDS encoding signal recognition particle subunit SRP19/SEC65 family protein encodes the protein MITIWPQYLDKDLTLKQGRKVSKDLAVKEPALNDIERALKRLGLKYTIDKERAYPGKWYEKSGRILVEWEGTKLELLKEVSLKIKEIRN